In Archangium violaceum, the following are encoded in one genomic region:
- a CDS encoding tetratricopeptide repeat protein: MGSFDDKERRTLVTDERRTLVTDERRTLALGTGATPGPSASPRPPEAPALGRGTPLDRYVVLDPLGQGGMGMVYAAYDSVLDRKVALKLLPPEDPLGGTEGSPGRARLLREAQAMARLSHPNVVAIYDVHQHGAQVFMAMELVDGQTLLQWHQEKPRSWKETLSAFLDAGRGLAAAHAAGLVHRDFKPTNVLVGRDGRIRVTDFGLARPHNAPAEEPSSGDGAPATGTSTGPVKQHSLLELQLTQRGAVLGTPAYMAPEQFRGATADARSDQFSFAVSLWEALYGERPFEGSTPEERKQNVLAGRIKPPPPHSKVPPFVHRALLRALNTPPEARYPSLDALLAILERDPAQVRRRWLSVAALLLLVTGASVMAWTEWHHHHVHVCTGVPAQLENVWGAPRQTAIEKAFLATGQPHAQDTWGRVREALNAYTTAWTDMHQDTCEATRIRGEQSEAVMSLRMACLEGSRKELAALTDVFTEADATVVEKAISATSALRPLRRCADVEALLSEVKPPEDATTRQAVEAERARLARVKALTEAGKYGEALTLASEVIEKTATLGYKPVHAEALFTRAWTQIISGQNQGVPPLLTDALWLAFESRHDTVATAASVRLMGYYCLNGPQEEAERWRHFAQASLDRLGENGELRAIFFNNQGMAFYQQGKFAEAYESFDKAFALAQRQLGPASATTLRYATNSLAALGNLDRMDESQRALESLVRMGETYLGPLHPFLTQPLTNLSYAYASQGRISDARLLLDRVREINQKSYGNRSEEWAHLHLAYGDLDASEGRDLNALSHYEEAVRLFRELTGPESTHLLQALEKVAEAQTSLERLSQSQQTFQEVLEVAKKDPRQHEHIYTMALLGLAQLHEIRGQNDKALRLRQQALQLREQYLGPDHFNTALIRVDIGTTYLEMGQAARALPLFEKELPLFEKVMGVDSPAGVLPVAGKGEALQKLGRATEAIPLLEHALQVIERHPGRPEYAASVRFALARALWDAGQQQERALKLALAARATYLKTPILHANELSELEALLKRHAPKAASPGSMALTPPP; the protein is encoded by the coding sequence ATGGGGTCCTTCGATGACAAAGAGCGCCGCACGCTCGTGACCGACGAGCGCCGTACGCTCGTGACCGACGAGCGTCGCACGCTCGCGCTCGGCACGGGGGCGACGCCAGGTCCGAGCGCCAGCCCCCGTCCGCCGGAAGCGCCGGCGCTCGGCCGGGGAACACCCCTGGACCGGTACGTGGTGTTGGATCCCCTGGGCCAGGGCGGCATGGGGATGGTGTACGCCGCCTACGACTCGGTGCTGGACCGGAAGGTGGCCCTCAAGCTGCTGCCGCCCGAGGACCCGCTCGGGGGCACCGAGGGGTCACCCGGGCGGGCCCGGTTGCTGCGCGAGGCGCAGGCCATGGCCCGGCTCTCCCACCCCAACGTGGTGGCCATCTACGACGTGCACCAGCACGGCGCCCAGGTCTTCATGGCCATGGAGCTGGTGGACGGACAGACCCTGCTGCAGTGGCACCAGGAGAAGCCGCGGAGCTGGAAGGAGACGCTCTCCGCCTTCCTGGACGCGGGCCGGGGCCTGGCCGCCGCGCACGCCGCCGGGCTCGTGCACCGCGACTTCAAGCCCACCAACGTCCTGGTGGGCAGGGACGGCCGCATCCGGGTGACGGACTTCGGCCTGGCGCGCCCGCACAACGCGCCCGCCGAGGAGCCCTCGTCCGGCGACGGCGCGCCCGCCACGGGCACGAGCACGGGCCCGGTCAAGCAGCACAGCCTGTTGGAGCTGCAGCTGACGCAGCGGGGCGCGGTGCTGGGCACTCCGGCGTACATGGCGCCCGAGCAGTTCCGCGGCGCCACGGCGGACGCGCGGAGCGATCAGTTCTCCTTCGCCGTGTCGCTGTGGGAGGCCCTCTACGGTGAGCGCCCCTTCGAGGGGAGCACTCCCGAGGAGCGCAAGCAGAACGTGCTGGCCGGCCGCATCAAGCCGCCGCCGCCCCACTCCAAGGTGCCGCCCTTCGTGCACCGTGCCCTGCTGCGCGCCCTCAACACGCCGCCGGAGGCGCGCTACCCCTCGCTGGACGCGCTGCTGGCCATCCTGGAGAGGGATCCGGCCCAGGTGCGCCGCCGCTGGCTGTCCGTCGCGGCCCTGCTGCTCCTCGTCACGGGCGCGAGCGTGATGGCCTGGACCGAGTGGCACCACCACCATGTCCACGTGTGCACGGGCGTTCCCGCGCAGTTGGAGAACGTGTGGGGCGCGCCGCGCCAGACGGCCATCGAGAAGGCCTTCCTCGCCACCGGCCAGCCCCATGCCCAGGACACCTGGGGGCGCGTGCGCGAGGCGCTGAACGCGTACACCACGGCGTGGACGGACATGCACCAGGACACCTGCGAGGCCACGCGCATCCGCGGTGAGCAGTCCGAGGCCGTCATGTCCCTGCGCATGGCGTGTCTGGAGGGCAGCCGGAAGGAGCTGGCCGCGCTCACCGACGTGTTCACCGAGGCCGACGCCACGGTGGTGGAGAAGGCCATCTCCGCCACCAGCGCCCTGCGGCCCCTGCGGCGCTGCGCGGACGTGGAGGCGCTGCTGTCCGAGGTGAAGCCCCCCGAGGACGCCACCACGCGCCAGGCCGTGGAGGCCGAGCGTGCCCGGTTGGCCCGCGTCAAGGCGCTCACCGAGGCCGGCAAGTACGGGGAGGCCCTGACCCTGGCCTCGGAGGTCATCGAGAAGACGGCGACGCTCGGCTACAAGCCCGTCCACGCCGAGGCCCTCTTCACGCGGGCGTGGACGCAGATCATCTCCGGGCAGAACCAGGGCGTGCCCCCGCTGCTCACGGACGCTCTGTGGCTCGCGTTCGAGTCCCGGCACGACACCGTGGCGACGGCGGCCAGCGTGCGGCTGATGGGCTACTACTGCCTGAACGGCCCCCAGGAGGAAGCCGAGCGCTGGAGGCACTTCGCGCAGGCCTCGCTGGACAGGCTGGGGGAGAATGGCGAGCTGCGGGCCATCTTCTTCAACAACCAGGGCATGGCGTTCTATCAACAGGGCAAGTTCGCCGAGGCCTACGAGTCCTTCGACAAGGCCTTCGCCCTCGCGCAGCGGCAGCTCGGTCCGGCCAGCGCGACCACGCTGCGCTACGCCACCAACTCCCTGGCCGCTCTGGGCAACCTGGATCGCATGGACGAGTCGCAGCGGGCGCTCGAGTCCCTCGTGCGCATGGGCGAGACCTACCTCGGCCCCCTGCACCCGTTCCTCACCCAGCCCCTGACGAACCTCTCGTACGCCTATGCCTCGCAGGGGCGGATCTCCGACGCGCGCCTCCTGCTCGACCGGGTGCGGGAGATCAACCAGAAGTCCTATGGCAACCGCTCCGAGGAGTGGGCGCACCTGCACCTCGCCTATGGCGATCTCGATGCCTCGGAAGGGAGGGATCTCAACGCCCTCTCGCACTACGAGGAGGCCGTGCGCCTGTTCCGGGAGCTCACGGGTCCGGAGAGCACCCACCTGCTGCAGGCGCTCGAGAAGGTGGCCGAGGCCCAGACCTCGCTGGAGCGGCTGTCCCAGTCCCAGCAGACCTTCCAGGAGGTGCTGGAGGTGGCGAAGAAGGACCCGCGGCAGCACGAGCACATCTACACGATGGCCCTGCTCGGGCTCGCGCAGCTGCACGAGATACGGGGCCAGAACGACAAGGCCCTGCGGCTGCGCCAGCAGGCGCTGCAACTGCGCGAGCAGTACCTGGGACCCGACCACTTCAACACGGCCCTCATCCGCGTGGACATCGGCACCACCTACCTGGAGATGGGCCAGGCCGCTCGCGCGCTCCCCCTCTTCGAGAAGGAGCTGCCCCTTTTCGAGAAGGTGATGGGCGTCGATTCGCCGGCCGGCGTCCTGCCGGTGGCGGGAAAGGGCGAGGCGCTGCAGAAGCTGGGCAGGGCCACCGAGGCC
- a CDS encoding GNAT family N-acetyltransferase: MIRSATPSDVPVISRLIRALAEYEKLTHVVTLREEELREHLFGDRPYAEVVLAEEAGQVVGFALFFHNYSTFLSKPGLYLEDLFVLPEHRGRGHGKALLSHLAKLAVERGCGRFEWSVLDWNTPAIEFYESFGAEMQREWKLFRLTGEALQRFARAV, encoded by the coding sequence ATGATTCGCTCCGCGACCCCCTCGGACGTCCCCGTCATCAGCCGGCTCATCCGCGCCCTGGCCGAGTACGAGAAGCTCACCCATGTCGTCACCCTCCGAGAGGAGGAGCTGCGCGAGCACCTCTTCGGAGACCGGCCCTACGCCGAGGTCGTCCTCGCCGAGGAGGCCGGACAGGTGGTGGGCTTCGCCCTCTTCTTCCACAACTACTCCACGTTCCTGTCCAAGCCGGGCCTCTACCTGGAGGACCTCTTCGTCCTGCCGGAGCACCGGGGCCGGGGGCACGGCAAGGCGCTGCTGTCCCACCTGGCGAAGCTCGCCGTCGAGCGGGGCTGCGGGCGCTTCGAGTGGTCCGTGCTCGACTGGAACACGCCGGCCATCGAGTTCTACGAGTCCTTCGGCGCGGAGATGCAGCGGGAGTGGAAGCTCTTCCGCCTCACCGGCGAGGCGCTGCAGCGGTTCGCGCGGGCCGTTTGA
- a CDS encoding WGR domain-containing protein, which produces MRRFEFVEGTSAKFWMAEVQGNTFIVVYGRLGTEGQRKEKDFPDEEGARREYDRKVAEKLREGYHEVSAQAPQEAPTKGAKGAAAASPKLTLPPRVRAGRPTAEQVAAAVEALTRLDTLVGGRSWRVALQARRARRALRALGGLEPSSHSAMGPVFSSLMEKVVAPKEQPRLPLWAAMALLAEVDVAAFVRTLEQWKRAPAGAPALAATGVLARQAEALGEPELALRMGALLTSDEAWDKRWSALRPHVEGHLVAGGSSLPAWLRSLDAGGDSRLAERLSRLGA; this is translated from the coding sequence ATGCGCAGGTTCGAGTTCGTCGAGGGCACCAGCGCGAAGTTCTGGATGGCCGAGGTCCAGGGCAACACCTTCATCGTGGTGTACGGGCGGTTGGGCACGGAGGGGCAGCGCAAGGAGAAGGATTTCCCCGACGAGGAGGGCGCCCGGCGCGAGTACGACCGCAAGGTGGCCGAGAAGCTGCGCGAGGGCTACCACGAGGTGTCCGCGCAGGCGCCCCAGGAGGCACCCACCAAGGGGGCGAAGGGGGCCGCTGCGGCCTCGCCGAAGCTGACGCTCCCTCCCCGGGTGCGCGCGGGCAGGCCCACCGCCGAGCAGGTGGCCGCGGCCGTCGAGGCGCTCACCCGGCTCGACACCCTGGTGGGTGGACGGAGCTGGCGGGTGGCGCTCCAGGCCCGCCGGGCGCGGCGCGCGCTCCGGGCCCTGGGCGGACTCGAGCCGTCCAGCCACTCCGCCATGGGCCCGGTGTTCTCCTCGTTGATGGAGAAGGTGGTGGCTCCCAAGGAGCAGCCGCGGCTGCCGCTGTGGGCGGCCATGGCGCTGCTGGCCGAGGTGGATGTGGCGGCCTTCGTCCGGACGCTGGAGCAGTGGAAGCGCGCGCCCGCCGGAGCTCCGGCCCTGGCCGCCACCGGTGTGCTGGCCCGTCAGGCCGAGGCCCTCGGCGAGCCCGAGCTGGCGCTGCGCATGGGGGCGCTGCTGACCTCGGACGAGGCCTGGGACAAGCGCTGGAGCGCGCTGCGCCCGCATGTCGAGGGGCACCTGGTGGCGGGGGGCAGCTCGCTGCCGGCCTGGCTGCGCTCGCTGGACGCCGGAGGGGATTCGCGCCTCGCCGAGCGCCTCTCCCGCCTGGGCGCGTGA